In a genomic window of Streptomyces sp. NBC_01231:
- a CDS encoding hemolysin family protein: protein MTALQLTIGALTLLTNAFFVGGEFALISVRRGQIEPRAQEGNKRAGMTLWGLEHISAMMATAQLGITVSSLVLGAVAEPAIAHLLEPGFAAARVPDGLVHPIAFVIALTVATYLHMLIGEMIPKNIALAAPVPTALLLGPPLVALTRALKPVIFGINAFANALLKMLRVEPKDEVEAVFTDDQLARMVVDSSEAGLIGPADGERLRDALELGTRPVGEILVPAQRMRTVGHTITPAELERAAAEAGYSRFPVTGPNNALLGYLHIKDTLGITARNQPFPRMALHPVTQVRIDTPLDDTLTALRADGSHLAAVTGQTGAVLGFVTMDDVLSELVGPARAAA from the coding sequence ATGACCGCGCTGCAGCTCACCATCGGCGCCCTGACCCTGCTGACCAACGCCTTCTTCGTCGGCGGCGAGTTCGCTCTGATCTCCGTACGCCGCGGCCAGATCGAGCCGCGCGCCCAGGAGGGGAACAAGCGGGCCGGGATGACGCTGTGGGGCCTGGAGCACATCTCGGCGATGATGGCCACCGCCCAGCTCGGCATCACCGTCTCCTCGCTGGTGCTGGGCGCGGTCGCGGAACCGGCCATCGCGCACCTGTTGGAACCCGGCTTCGCGGCGGCCCGCGTTCCGGACGGCCTTGTGCATCCGATCGCGTTCGTCATCGCGCTCACCGTGGCGACGTATCTGCACATGCTGATCGGCGAGATGATCCCCAAGAACATCGCGCTCGCCGCGCCGGTTCCCACCGCGCTGCTGCTCGGCCCGCCCCTGGTCGCCCTCACCCGGGCCCTCAAGCCGGTGATCTTCGGCATCAACGCCTTCGCCAACGCCTTGCTGAAAATGCTCCGAGTGGAGCCGAAGGACGAGGTGGAGGCGGTATTCACCGACGATCAGCTCGCGCGCATGGTCGTCGACTCCAGCGAGGCGGGCCTGATCGGCCCGGCCGACGGCGAACGGCTGCGCGACGCGCTGGAGCTGGGCACCCGCCCGGTGGGCGAGATCCTCGTCCCGGCCCAGAGGATGCGTACCGTCGGACACACCATCACCCCGGCCGAGCTGGAACGGGCGGCCGCCGAGGCGGGCTACTCCCGCTTCCCCGTCACCGGCCCGAACAACGCCCTACTGGGCTACTTGCACATCAAGGACACCCTTGGCATCACCGCCCGGAACCAGCCATTCCCGCGCATGGCCTTGCACCCGGTGACCCAGGTCCGCATTGACACTCCGCTGGATGACACCCTCACCGCGCTGCGGGCCGACGGCAGCCACCTGGCTGCGGTGACCGGTCAGACCGGCGCGGTTCTCGGCTTCGTGACCATGGACGACGTTCTGTCCGAGCTGGTCGGCCCTGCACGGGCCGCCGCCTGA
- a CDS encoding TetR/AcrR family transcriptional regulator, with product MRAVAKGDLTGRARLRDAALELFAEHGFEATSTRAVAAAAGLSPALVTRHFGSKQGLREAVDAYVLDRIAEQLKDLDPAKGLMASLGEVSAQVFGADPVLRGYLRHVLLEDSEASAALFGRLLSGARTELRRLAEVYGEQGPDEEWAPFQMLCLILGPLLLERVMQSNLAEPMFAPEVLASRSAANQRLLLRGYYGQLEAGDGG from the coding sequence ATGCGGGCGGTGGCGAAGGGCGATCTGACAGGGCGGGCACGACTGCGCGACGCGGCGCTGGAACTGTTTGCCGAGCACGGCTTCGAAGCCACGTCGACCCGGGCGGTGGCGGCCGCGGCCGGACTGTCCCCGGCCCTGGTGACCCGGCACTTCGGCTCCAAGCAGGGCCTGCGAGAAGCGGTCGACGCGTACGTACTGGACCGCATCGCCGAGCAGTTGAAGGACCTGGACCCCGCCAAGGGGCTGATGGCCTCCCTCGGCGAGGTCTCCGCCCAGGTCTTCGGGGCGGATCCGGTCCTGCGCGGCTACCTGCGGCACGTCCTGCTGGAGGACAGCGAGGCGAGCGCCGCCCTTTTCGGCCGCCTGCTGTCAGGCGCCCGCACGGAGCTGAGGCGCCTGGCCGAGGTCTACGGCGAACAGGGCCCCGATGAGGAGTGGGCCCCGTTCCAGATGCTCTGCCTGATCCTCGGCCCGCTGCTGCTGGAGCGGGTCATGCAGTCCAATCTCGCCGAGCCGATGTTCGCCCCCGAGGTGCTGGCCAGCCGCAGCGCGGCCAACCAACGCCTGCTGCTGCGGGGTTACTACGGACAGCTGGAGGCTGGAGACGGGGGTTAG
- a CDS encoding acyltransferase, whose protein sequence is MSPRLAWLDNLRIALTVLVVVHHAAQPYGPADWWYVDGQPRTGALATLSAVDGAFFMSLFFFVSAVLVPGSYDRRGARRFLTGRLLRLGLPLMVGALTIVPGLMYAYYVHYRGYPPISFPRYFADVYLGVGDKPADWSGPSWPDLQFGHLWFIQNLLAYSVLYVLCRQVARLVRSRGGRSLPVPGHRALLVLTGAIAAATFLVRLRYPLDTWVPVLDFLQVEPARLPQYAAFFVLGVLAYRHDWLDRFDARTGWVWLVGGLAGVALLFAIGADAGCFGPGGFDGPSALWAAYESALCVALCVGLLTLFRETVTRRTRFSAELAADSYAVYIVHLPLVVTLQYYLAGRGLSAVGAWAAVCVLTVPTAFLAAAGLRRLPGFGRVL, encoded by the coding sequence GTGTCACCCCGTCTCGCCTGGCTGGACAACCTCCGCATCGCCCTCACGGTCCTGGTCGTCGTCCACCACGCGGCCCAGCCCTACGGCCCCGCCGACTGGTGGTACGTCGATGGCCAGCCGCGCACCGGTGCCCTCGCGACTCTGTCGGCGGTCGACGGGGCGTTCTTCATGAGCCTGTTCTTCTTCGTCTCCGCGGTCCTCGTGCCCGGCTCCTACGACCGCCGGGGAGCCCGCCGCTTCCTGACCGGCCGTCTGCTGCGCCTCGGCTTACCGCTCATGGTCGGCGCGCTGACGATCGTGCCGGGTCTGATGTACGCGTACTACGTGCACTACCGCGGCTATCCGCCGATCTCCTTCCCCCGCTACTTCGCCGACGTCTACCTCGGAGTCGGTGACAAGCCCGCCGACTGGAGCGGCCCGTCCTGGCCCGACCTGCAGTTCGGGCACCTGTGGTTCATCCAGAACCTGCTCGCGTACAGCGTGCTGTACGTACTGTGCCGCCAGGTGGCCCGGCTGGTGCGGTCGCGCGGCGGGCGGAGCCTGCCCGTGCCGGGGCACCGTGCTCTGCTCGTCCTCACGGGCGCGATCGCCGCCGCCACCTTCCTGGTGCGCCTGCGGTATCCGCTGGACACCTGGGTGCCGGTACTGGACTTCCTCCAGGTCGAGCCCGCCCGCCTGCCCCAGTACGCGGCCTTCTTCGTGCTAGGAGTGCTGGCGTACCGCCACGACTGGCTGGACCGGTTCGACGCCCGCACCGGATGGGTGTGGCTGGTCGGCGGACTGGCCGGCGTGGCGCTGCTGTTCGCGATCGGCGCGGACGCCGGATGCTTCGGACCGGGCGGCTTCGACGGCCCGTCCGCGCTGTGGGCGGCCTACGAGAGTGCGCTGTGCGTGGCCTTGTGCGTCGGGCTGCTCACGCTCTTCCGTGAGACGGTGACCCGCCGCACCCGTTTCTCGGCGGAGCTGGCGGCCGACTCGTATGCCGTCTACATCGTTCATCTGCCGCTGGTGGTGACGCTGCAGTACTACCTTGCCGGCCGCGGGCTGTCGGCCGTCGGCGCGTGGGCGGCGGTCTGCGTGCTCACGGTGCCGACGGCCTTCCTGGCCGCGGCGGGGCTGCGGCGGCTGCCGGGTTTTGGCCGGGTGCTGTGA
- a CDS encoding GlsB/YeaQ/YmgE family stress response membrane protein — protein sequence MEISGVISAIVIGIVIGVLGRLVVPGRQRIGILWTIAIGIIAAFIGTGIAAGLGVADTNGVDWVEWLIQIALAAFGVAALSKVKLRR from the coding sequence ATGGAGATCTCAGGCGTCATCAGCGCAATCGTCATCGGCATCGTGATCGGTGTCCTGGGCCGGCTCGTCGTCCCCGGCCGTCAGCGCATCGGCATCCTGTGGACCATCGCGATCGGCATCATCGCCGCGTTCATCGGAACCGGCATCGCCGCCGGCCTCGGCGTCGCCGACACCAACGGCGTCGACTGGGTCGAGTGGCTCATCCAGATCGCCCTCGCAGCATTCGGCGTCGCCGCACTCAGCAAGGTGAAGCTGCGCCGCTGA
- a CDS encoding twin-arginine translocase TatA/TatE family subunit: MFGLSELALILIVLIVVVGIKKLPELTRSAGKAARIFKSEAKALKEQDAADAPPTSGRVVPGVAAERQDPSSRP, encoded by the coding sequence ATGTTCGGCCTGAGCGAACTGGCCCTGATCCTCATCGTCCTCATCGTGGTTGTCGGCATCAAGAAGCTGCCCGAGCTGACGCGTTCGGCGGGCAAAGCGGCCCGGATCTTCAAGAGTGAGGCCAAGGCTCTGAAGGAGCAGGACGCTGCTGACGCACCGCCCACATCGGGACGTGTTGTCCCGGGCGTGGCTGCTGAGCGGCAAGACCCGTCCTCGCGTCCCTGA
- a CDS encoding hemolysin family protein, whose product MSFPMALFVTVLLLIGSGFFVAAEFALVAAKRHRMEKAVAQGQRGAKAALAGMRELSLMLAGAQLGITICTLGLGSVSKPAISHELDPLLHKLGLPSALSYGIAFALAMIVVVFLHMVVGEMAPKSWAIAHPERSAMLLSPPFRGVVKVVRPLIGVLNRISNALVRLCRVTPRDELASVHNREQLTHLVEESERLGLISEADSELLTRSLTEPQTPVRDLQVPAAAITSVGSGAGIDEILRVAGDSDRTRLLVREGGTVLGSVHARDALVARAQGRAVSARDLARPVPEMGQDATVADAIDLLRRRRASLAVVVDESGRMTGMVSLDDLLARYLQPQAA is encoded by the coding sequence ATGAGTTTCCCGATGGCGCTCTTCGTCACCGTGCTGCTGCTGATCGGCAGCGGCTTCTTCGTCGCCGCCGAGTTCGCCCTGGTCGCCGCCAAGCGGCACCGCATGGAGAAGGCCGTGGCCCAGGGGCAGCGTGGCGCCAAGGCCGCACTCGCCGGCATGCGTGAACTGTCGCTCATGCTGGCCGGCGCCCAGCTCGGTATCACCATCTGCACCCTGGGCCTGGGCTCGGTGTCCAAGCCCGCCATCTCGCACGAACTGGACCCTCTGCTCCACAAGCTGGGCCTGCCCAGCGCGCTCAGCTACGGCATCGCTTTCGCCCTCGCGATGATCGTGGTGGTGTTCCTCCACATGGTGGTCGGCGAGATGGCCCCCAAGTCCTGGGCCATCGCCCACCCCGAGCGCTCGGCGATGCTGCTCTCCCCGCCCTTCCGGGGTGTGGTGAAGGTGGTGCGGCCGCTGATCGGAGTGCTGAACCGGATCAGCAACGCTCTGGTACGGCTGTGCCGGGTCACGCCGCGCGACGAGCTGGCCTCGGTGCACAACCGGGAGCAGCTCACCCACCTGGTGGAGGAGTCGGAGCGGCTGGGCCTGATCAGCGAGGCCGACTCGGAACTGCTGACCCGCTCACTGACCGAGCCGCAGACCCCGGTGAGGGATCTTCAGGTGCCCGCCGCGGCGATCACTTCGGTCGGCAGCGGCGCGGGCATCGACGAGATCCTGCGCGTGGCCGGCGACAGCGACCGCACCCGTCTGCTGGTCCGCGAGGGCGGCACGGTCCTCGGCTCCGTCCACGCCCGGGACGCCTTGGTCGCCCGCGCCCAGGGCCGCGCCGTCAGCGCCCGTGACCTGGCCCGGCCGGTGCCCGAGATGGGTCAGGACGCCACGGTCGCCGACGCGATCGACCTGCTGCGCCGGCGCCGTGCCTCCCTTGCGGTCGTCGTCGACGAGTCCGGCCGTATGACGGGCATGGTGAGCCTGGACGACCTGCTGGCCCGCTACCTGCAGCCGCAGGCCGCCTGA
- a CDS encoding hemolysin family protein — MSAVEAWLGVLAVLLLTAGTGYFVAQEFAYVSADRLALAREADAGDKKAARALKVLERLSFMLSGAQLGITVTGLVVGFIAEPSVSALLKPVLTGVGIPEGAVGGISVVLAFVGATVVQMVLGELAPKNLAIAVPEPLAKALAPSTLAYLKVVGPLVRVFDEAANRLLRKVGIEPVEELHHGATLEELGHLIGESHEQGELPEDTAALLDHALEFSERTLDEVMVPRADAVFVRKDASAAEAVDLIGKHGHSNYPVLGDHPDDVAGVLGVRELMRLPAEKFAGSTAGALARRPLLLPDTLPLPEAVAQMREQDDEFAVVLDEHGGVAGIVTYEDIAEELVGDIADETDTVTELAVADGEGWLVDAGRRLDEVAEVTGIELPAEEDYDTVAGLIVDRLGRFPTVGDSLTVELPDGGSAVFDVRTLDRHVPERVRLERLPARDREEEQA; from the coding sequence GTGAGTGCCGTGGAAGCCTGGCTGGGTGTGCTCGCCGTCCTCCTCCTCACCGCCGGCACCGGCTACTTCGTCGCCCAGGAGTTCGCCTACGTCTCCGCCGACCGGCTCGCCCTTGCCCGTGAGGCCGACGCCGGGGACAAGAAGGCCGCCCGTGCGCTGAAGGTGCTGGAGCGGCTGTCGTTCATGCTGTCCGGTGCGCAGCTGGGCATCACCGTGACCGGCCTGGTCGTCGGTTTCATCGCCGAGCCCTCCGTCTCAGCGCTGCTCAAGCCCGTTCTGACCGGCGTCGGGATCCCCGAAGGCGCGGTCGGGGGCATCTCTGTCGTGCTCGCCTTCGTGGGGGCCACGGTGGTGCAGATGGTGCTGGGTGAGCTGGCCCCGAAGAACCTCGCGATCGCCGTGCCGGAACCGCTGGCGAAGGCCTTGGCCCCGTCCACGCTCGCGTACCTGAAGGTCGTCGGCCCCCTCGTCCGCGTCTTCGACGAGGCGGCCAACCGGCTGCTGCGCAAGGTCGGCATCGAACCGGTCGAGGAGCTCCACCACGGTGCCACGCTGGAGGAGCTCGGCCACCTGATCGGGGAGTCCCACGAGCAGGGCGAGCTGCCCGAGGACACCGCCGCGCTGCTGGATCACGCCCTGGAGTTCTCCGAGCGCACCCTGGACGAGGTGATGGTGCCACGCGCTGACGCCGTCTTCGTCCGCAAGGACGCCAGTGCCGCCGAAGCGGTCGACTTGATCGGCAAGCACGGCCACTCCAACTATCCCGTCCTCGGCGACCATCCCGACGACGTCGCAGGCGTCCTGGGCGTACGCGAGCTGATGCGCCTGCCCGCCGAGAAGTTCGCCGGCTCTACCGCCGGCGCCCTCGCCCGGCGTCCGCTGCTCCTGCCCGACACCCTGCCCCTTCCGGAGGCGGTCGCGCAGATGCGGGAGCAGGACGACGAGTTCGCCGTCGTCCTGGACGAGCATGGCGGGGTGGCGGGCATCGTCACCTACGAGGACATCGCCGAGGAACTGGTCGGCGACATCGCCGACGAGACCGACACCGTCACGGAACTCGCCGTCGCCGACGGGGAGGGCTGGCTGGTGGACGCCGGACGGCGCTTGGACGAGGTCGCCGAGGTCACCGGCATCGAATTGCCTGCTGAGGAGGACTACGACACCGTGGCCGGCCTGATCGTGGACCGCCTCGGCCGCTTCCCCACCGTCGGCGACAGCCTCACCGTCGAGCTGCCCGACGGGGGCAGCGCGGTGTTCGACGTACGCACCCTGGACCGGCATGTGCCGGAGCGGGTCCGCCTGGAACGGTTGCCCGCACGGGACCGTGAGGAGGAGCAGGCATGA
- a CDS encoding acyltransferase family protein, whose product MAPDPGQAKQRDAFFDNAKYLAIVLVAMGHVWEPLRSDSRAVTALYTTVYAFHMPAFIVISGYFSRSFDASPRKVKRLITGIVIPYVVFETAYALFTRWSSGVPDRPVSLLDPLYLTWFLAALFIWRLTTPIWRSLRYPLPVALAVAMAATLSPSIGNDLDLQRALQFLPYFVVGLCLKPDHLRVVRCRTARLLAVPVFAGALAFAYWAVPRMDYAWFFHHAAADEFGVPAWYGPVMTLATFGCSLTLVACFFAWVPGRRTWFTALGAGTLYGYLLHGFIVQAANHWHWSNHDWAPAPLGEIAVSVVAATVVTALCTAPVRRVFRCVMEPTMAWAFRRDATRSARVLGAAQRSAQRSAQR is encoded by the coding sequence ATGGCGCCCGATCCCGGTCAGGCGAAGCAGCGCGACGCCTTCTTCGACAACGCCAAGTACCTGGCAATCGTGCTGGTGGCGATGGGGCACGTCTGGGAGCCGCTGCGCTCCGACAGTCGTGCGGTCACCGCGCTCTACACGACTGTCTACGCCTTCCACATGCCGGCGTTCATCGTGATCTCCGGCTACTTCTCCCGTTCCTTCGACGCGAGCCCGCGGAAGGTCAAGCGACTCATCACCGGAATCGTCATCCCCTACGTCGTCTTCGAGACGGCGTACGCCCTCTTCACCCGGTGGAGCAGCGGTGTCCCGGACCGCCCGGTCAGCCTGCTGGACCCGTTGTATCTGACGTGGTTCCTGGCGGCGCTGTTCATCTGGCGGCTGACCACCCCGATCTGGAGGAGCCTGCGGTACCCGCTGCCGGTCGCGCTCGCCGTCGCGATGGCCGCGACGCTGTCACCGTCCATCGGCAATGACCTCGACCTGCAGCGCGCCCTGCAGTTCCTGCCCTACTTCGTAGTCGGCCTGTGCCTGAAACCGGACCACTTGCGGGTGGTCCGCTGCCGCACCGCACGACTCCTGGCCGTGCCGGTCTTCGCGGGCGCGCTCGCCTTCGCGTACTGGGCGGTCCCGCGGATGGACTACGCCTGGTTCTTCCACCACGCCGCCGCCGATGAATTCGGCGTGCCCGCCTGGTACGGGCCGGTGATGACACTGGCCACCTTCGGGTGCTCGCTGACCCTGGTCGCCTGCTTCTTCGCCTGGGTGCCCGGGCGCCGGACGTGGTTCACCGCGCTGGGCGCGGGCACGCTCTACGGCTACCTGCTGCACGGCTTCATCGTCCAGGCCGCCAATCACTGGCACTGGTCCAACCACGACTGGGCCCCCGCACCGCTCGGCGAGATCGCCGTCAGTGTCGTCGCCGCCACGGTCGTGACCGCTTTGTGCACCGCGCCCGTCCGGCGGGTCTTCCGGTGCGTCATGGAGCCGACGATGGCCTGGGCATTCCGACGGGACGCAACTCGCTCGGCCCGCGTTCTCGGTGCCGCGCAGCGGTCCGCACAGAGGTCCGCACAGAGGTGA
- a CDS encoding fibronectin type III domain-containing protein has product MRLRKTRQKPVTGIAVVALVCTTALLDASPAAAADGDPKTVSADPLATWQTDGIVWSLATANGVVYAGGTFESVRPPGAAKGQRQVKRRNFAAFDAKTGKLLPCAPSFTGYNHTVRAMKPSPDGRVLYVGGSFNRAGSEKAANAIALNTAGCSVRKDFKPAVSATVRAIETTDQAVYLGGDFGRVGGQIRNHMAALSPKGTLLPFKADLDQSVRALSATPSHGRIFAGGDFESVNGQTARSLVALHPTTGSTVLTYPGWFPLQSSVKTIAHDKSRFFVGAEGHGPGIYDGRIAGRLTNNTMVWKDTCRGATQSVVPFNGVLYSASHAHDCNETPGGFPERGDRQHLLAQSVEDRRILHWFPDTNGGLGEEAGPRVLMVSNGYLWVGGEFTKVNEKPQQSITRFGSRDTGAPKVPALRLDSVKAGKVTLAWRATWDRDDAALTYRIYRDGKLIARQTQRSTYWDMPRMTYTDTASAGRRHSYRIEVTDGTNTSNKSKPLKVNVPKKATKRAAEETHAVARPRA; this is encoded by the coding sequence TTGCGTCTGAGAAAAACCCGTCAGAAGCCGGTTACCGGTATCGCCGTCGTAGCCCTCGTCTGCACCACCGCCCTGCTGGACGCCTCTCCCGCTGCGGCCGCCGACGGCGACCCGAAGACGGTCTCCGCCGACCCGCTGGCCACCTGGCAGACGGACGGGATCGTCTGGTCGCTGGCCACCGCGAACGGTGTCGTCTATGCCGGTGGAACCTTCGAATCGGTCCGTCCGCCGGGTGCCGCCAAGGGTCAACGGCAGGTGAAACGCCGCAACTTCGCCGCCTTCGACGCCAAAACCGGAAAACTCCTGCCCTGCGCACCGTCTTTCACCGGCTACAACCACACCGTGCGGGCGATGAAACCCTCCCCCGACGGCCGGGTGCTCTACGTCGGCGGCTCCTTCAATCGCGCAGGATCCGAGAAGGCCGCAAACGCGATCGCCCTCAACACCGCCGGCTGCTCGGTGCGCAAAGACTTCAAACCGGCCGTCTCCGCCACCGTCCGCGCCATCGAAACGACCGACCAGGCGGTCTACCTGGGCGGTGACTTCGGCCGCGTCGGCGGCCAGATCCGCAACCACATGGCCGCCCTCTCCCCCAAGGGAACGCTGCTGCCTTTCAAGGCGGACCTCGACCAGTCCGTGCGGGCCCTGTCGGCCACGCCCTCGCACGGACGGATCTTCGCCGGAGGCGACTTCGAGTCGGTCAACGGCCAGACAGCCCGCTCCCTGGTCGCCCTCCACCCCACAACAGGCTCGACAGTGCTCACCTACCCGGGCTGGTTCCCGCTCCAGTCCTCGGTGAAGACGATCGCACACGACAAGTCCCGCTTCTTCGTGGGCGCCGAGGGGCACGGGCCGGGCATCTACGACGGCCGCATCGCGGGCCGCCTCACCAACAACACCATGGTGTGGAAGGACACCTGCCGTGGCGCAACCCAGTCCGTGGTGCCCTTCAACGGCGTCCTCTACAGCGCCTCGCACGCGCACGACTGCAACGAGACACCCGGCGGGTTCCCCGAGCGGGGAGACCGCCAGCATCTGCTCGCCCAGTCGGTCGAGGACCGCAGGATCCTGCACTGGTTCCCCGACACCAACGGTGGTCTCGGCGAGGAGGCGGGCCCTCGCGTCCTGATGGTCTCGAACGGCTACCTGTGGGTGGGCGGCGAGTTCACCAAGGTCAACGAGAAACCGCAGCAAAGCATCACCCGCTTCGGAAGCCGCGACACGGGAGCGCCGAAGGTTCCCGCCCTCCGGCTGGACAGCGTCAAAGCGGGCAAGGTCACCCTCGCCTGGCGTGCCACCTGGGACCGGGACGACGCCGCCCTGACGTACCGGATCTACCGCGACGGCAAGCTCATCGCGCGGCAGACCCAACGGTCCACCTACTGGGACATGCCAAGGATGACCTACACCGACACGGCGAGCGCCGGCAGGCGCCACAGCTACCGCATCGAGGTGACCGATGGGACCAACACCTCGAACAAGTCGAAACCCCTGAAGGTGAACGTGCCGAAGAAGGCCACGAAGAGAGCGGCCGAGGAAACGCACGCCGTCGCGCGCCCGCGGGCGTAA
- a CDS encoding IS256 family transposase, producing the protein MLSVVNADGSTPNGSLIDEIVREGARRMLAAALEVEVNTYIAELTEQRDESGRRMVVRNGYHQPRNVATAAGTVEVRAPRVNDKRIDEATGERRRFSSAILPPWCRKSPEIAEVLPLLYLHGLSTGDFVPALEQFLGSAAGLSPATVTRLTTQWQADHAAFQDRDLSGTDYVYVWADGVHLRIRLEEAKAAVLVLMGVRADGTKELIAMTDGYRESSEAWAGLLRDCARRGMRAPVLAVGDGALGFWNALNEVFPTTRHQRCWVHKTANCLDALPKAAQPAAKRAIQEICNAEDKDHAAKAVAAFAKQYGAKYPKVVKRITDDEDELLAFFDYPAEHWIHLRTTNPIEWTFATVRLRTKVTKGAGSRAAALAMVFKLIESAQARWRAVNAPHLVALVRAGARFERGHLVERPERSAA; encoded by the coding sequence GTGCTGAGCGTAGTCAATGCCGATGGCTCCACCCCGAACGGCTCCCTGATCGACGAGATCGTCCGGGAGGGCGCGAGGCGGATGCTGGCCGCCGCCCTGGAAGTGGAAGTCAACACCTACATAGCTGAGTTGACCGAGCAGCGGGACGAGTCGGGCCGCCGCATGGTGGTTCGAAACGGCTACCACCAGCCGCGGAATGTGGCCACCGCTGCCGGGACGGTCGAGGTGAGGGCCCCGCGCGTCAACGACAAGCGCATCGACGAGGCCACGGGCGAACGTCGGCGGTTCTCCTCGGCGATCCTGCCGCCCTGGTGCCGCAAGTCCCCGGAGATCGCAGAGGTGTTGCCGCTGCTCTATCTGCACGGCCTGTCCACCGGCGACTTCGTGCCTGCGCTGGAGCAGTTCCTCGGCTCAGCCGCCGGCCTCTCGCCGGCGACGGTGACCCGGCTGACCACCCAGTGGCAGGCTGATCACGCTGCCTTCCAGGACCGTGACCTGTCGGGCACCGACTACGTCTACGTCTGGGCCGACGGCGTCCACCTGCGGATCCGCCTGGAGGAAGCGAAGGCAGCCGTGCTGGTGCTGATGGGCGTGCGGGCGGACGGCACGAAGGAGCTCATCGCGATGACCGATGGCTACCGCGAATCATCCGAGGCATGGGCCGGGCTGCTGCGGGACTGCGCGCGGCGCGGCATGCGCGCCCCGGTCCTGGCCGTCGGCGACGGCGCACTCGGCTTCTGGAACGCGTTGAACGAGGTCTTCCCCACCACCCGCCACCAGCGGTGTTGGGTTCACAAGACCGCCAATTGCCTGGACGCCCTGCCGAAGGCCGCGCAGCCTGCGGCCAAGCGCGCGATCCAGGAGATCTGCAACGCCGAGGACAAGGACCACGCGGCAAAGGCGGTGGCAGCCTTCGCCAAGCAGTACGGCGCGAAGTACCCCAAGGTGGTCAAGCGCATCACGGACGACGAGGACGAGCTGCTGGCGTTCTTTGACTACCCGGCCGAGCATTGGATCCATCTGCGTACGACAAATCCTATCGAATGGACCTTCGCCACCGTGCGACTCCGAACGAAGGTCACCAAGGGTGCCGGGAGCCGGGCCGCCGCCCTCGCGATGGTCTTCAAGCTCATCGAGTCCGCCCAGGCCCGCTGGCGAGCCGTGAACGCACCTCACCTCGTTGCCCTGGTCCGAGCCGGCGCCCGCTTCGAACGCGGCCACCTCGTCGAACGCCCCGAGCGCAGCGCGGCCTGA
- a CDS encoding antibiotic biosynthesis monooxygenase: protein MIVRIWRGWTTPENADAYQSIVSTRVLPDIAARELDGYHGAYLLRRTLADGEVEFSTVMLFDSIDPVRELAGPDYEVAHVPAEARAVLARFDQRAAHYDTLLTPDSTRPA, encoded by the coding sequence ATGATCGTCCGTATCTGGCGGGGCTGGACAACGCCCGAGAACGCCGACGCATACCAGTCGATCGTCAGTACGAGGGTCTTGCCGGACATCGCTGCCCGCGAGCTCGACGGTTACCACGGCGCCTACCTGCTTCGGCGCACCCTCGCCGACGGCGAAGTCGAGTTCTCCACGGTCATGCTGTTCGACTCCATCGATCCCGTCCGAGAACTCGCCGGCCCGGACTACGAAGTAGCCCACGTGCCGGCCGAGGCAAGGGCCGTCCTGGCCCGATTCGATCAGCGGGCCGCCCACTACGACACGCTGTTGACCCCGGACAGTACTCGTCCTGCCTGA
- a CDS encoding NfeD family protein, whose translation MDPWLIWLIIAAVLAAAEIFTLTAALGMLSAAALVTAGSAAVGLPLPLQFLVFTVVATLTVLFVRPIALRHVFQPQAERFGVDALVGRAAYVVSEVTGLGGRVRIDGEEWTARAYDETLVIPPGKTVDVMEISGATAIVYPRD comes from the coding sequence ATGGATCCATGGCTGATCTGGTTGATCATCGCAGCCGTTTTGGCTGCCGCGGAGATCTTCACCCTTACTGCCGCGCTCGGAATGCTGAGCGCGGCCGCGTTGGTCACGGCGGGGTCCGCTGCGGTCGGACTGCCACTGCCGTTGCAGTTCTTGGTGTTCACCGTCGTCGCCACACTCACCGTGCTGTTCGTTCGCCCTATTGCGCTGCGCCATGTATTCCAGCCCCAAGCGGAGCGGTTCGGCGTGGACGCACTGGTCGGCAGGGCTGCCTATGTCGTCTCCGAGGTGACGGGCCTGGGCGGCAGGGTCCGCATCGACGGCGAGGAATGGACGGCTCGCGCCTACGACGAGACGCTGGTGATTCCTCCTGGAAAGACCGTCGACGTCATGGAGATCAGCGGCGCCACAGCGATCGTCTACCCCCGGGACTGA